Proteins co-encoded in one Theileria equi strain WA chromosome 3, complete sequence genomic window:
- a CDS encoding KE2 family protein domain-containing protein (encoded by transcript BEWA_008370A), producing MAAVDTKRTALKRLEKERLNLLGQLEDLAQEAAEHRLVLKTLCELPEDRRCYRIVGGVAVERTVAEVKPALETHATRVESAQKKVDEQLNFINEEISKLAGDVRGA from the exons ATGGCTGCTGTAGATACAAAACGGACTGCCCTGAAGCGTTTGGAGAAGGAGAGACTAAATCTCCTTGGACAACTGGAAGATTTGGCTCAAGAAGCTGCAGAGCACAG GCTCGTGTTAAAGACTCTGTGTGAACTTCCAGAGGACAGGAGATGTTATCGCATAGTTGGTGGAGTTGCAGTCGAAAGAACAGTAGCAGAAGTTAAACCCGCACTGGAAACCCATGCGACAAGG GTTGAAAGCGCCCAGAAAAAGGTTGACGAACAGCtgaattttataaatgaggAAATCTCAAAGTTGGCTGGCGATGTGCGTGGAGCTTAA
- a CDS encoding hypothetical protein (encoded by transcript BEWA_008330A) — MSEEKEPFKPVLLRDTHELELLEYFAQLSFFTADLHITRGWKLCSLEQEEAFKADSAKLDGSIVSFLMDLDKMEPPQAFESCLSSGILSVDFTKQLYETGTIAPPVGFKGNPTGTYKMLLFKVALGKILSHLDGHDTFLTSQIPESYDSIEYNTSSEPRYYNSLYRIRDPKQALLYAVIEIEFTPVRINVPEPVCDLCETAPARWYCHSDRANFCNSCDTKYHSSTPIFSRHTRVSCSKSPNQFGLCESHPTEMIDKVCVDCSLALCNICTTCGKHSDSSFFNHTLITTTDAYDYSLNKNSNSDETLLQRTNLITGRIKNRHNLLSQIYANSFSVQTKIENASKLLVNQLNVMKDKKLMYLDAIKREANTELLMIDWIESFLNHLFLALGPADFVQCKKRYDLLINKMFGGELKISGDISDMPIWMSKKLVLVGNTNINSLSLEQMRIKEGGQTEQVISDWTPMNLYKDWEETIGHLHREDDSHSTFKGDHALGEDLLQDSLNGVHEHVEDTLVKKLWHLLSDGRMGTLLELIRVTKPPEKAILVKNICVIANHFEDMENLFIYAVKNALETPYGYYILMRSSNCLCDILTFLLLENAEDTGEWLEYICNTSGMDKKQFDASEFAQESSVEIVNRLMSMDVIDMPSTLRFLIYTLADLVPKHAVNLCVDMMMVILAAHVRNSMYEYSILENSRNFKMELSFVMGRIGIILWELDVHTELSLEITLAEQCIKWMENILKKPRIVSKMHLKPTSLASATKDACRSILKSISILETNFNQGKLEVSAQEAHDLTNKYNMLELFELARKV, encoded by the exons ATGAGCGAAGAAAAGGAGCCTTTTAAGCCCGTGCTTTTGAGGGATACACATGAGTTGGAGCTCCTTGAATACTTTGCACAGCTTTCCTTCTTCACAGCAGATTTACACATCACAAGAGGATGGAAGTTGTGCAGTTTAGAGCAAGAAGAAGCTTTCAAAGCAGATTCAGCCAAG CTTGATGGTTCAATCGTCTCTTTTCTGATGGATTTGGACAAAATGGAACCACCTCAGGCGTTTGAAAGCTGTCTATCCTCCGGAATACTCTCTGTCGATTTCACGAAGCAGCTCTACGAAACCGGAACTATCGCACCTCCTGTTGGTTTTAAGG GAAACCCAACTGGAACATATAAAATGTTGTTATTTAAGGTAGCACTGGGTAAGATTTTATCGCATCTAGATGGGCATG ACACGTTCTTGACTTCTCAAATACCAGAGTCTTACGATTCTATTGAATATAATACGAGCTCTGAACCGAGGTATTATAATTCCCTATATCGCATTCGAGATCCAAAGCAAGCACTTTTGTATGCAGTAATTGAAATTGAATTTACTCCAGTGAGAATAAATGTACCGGAGCCTGTCTGTGACTTGTGTGAGACGGCACCCGCAAGATGGTACTGTCATTCTGATAG GGCTAATTTTTGCAACTCCTGTGATACAAAATACCATTCGTCCACTccaattttttcaagacATACAAGGGTGTCATGTTCAAAGTCTCCAAACCAATTTGGATTATGTGAAAGTCACCCAACAGAGATGATAGATAAAGTATGTGTCGATTGTTCCTTGGCCCTTTGTAACATTTGTACAACATGTGGAAAACATTCTGATTCATCTTTCTTTAATCACACTTTAATAACCACAACGGATGCATATGACTATTCTCTAAACAAGAATTCAAATAGCGACGAAACCTTGCTACAACGTACAAATCTTATCACAGGCAGAATAAAAAATAGGCATAATCTATTATCACAAATTTATGCCAATTCCTTTTCTGTACAAACAAAGATTGAAAATGCAAGCAAACTCTTGGTCAATCAATTAAATGTAATGAAAGATAAGAAGCTCATGTATCTAGATGCAATCAAGAGAGAGGCAAACACTGAGCTATTAATGATAGACTGGATTGAG TCTTTTCTGAATCACTTGTTCCTGGCTTTGGGCCCAGCAGATTTTGTGCAATGTAAAAAACGCTATGATTTACTAATAAATAAGATGTTTGGAGGGGAACTAAAGATTAGTGGAGATATTTCAGATATGCCAATATGGATGTCAAAAAAGCTTGTATTGGTAGGTAACACGAATATTAATTCGCTGTCTCTTGAACAAATGAGAATAAAAGAAGGAGGTCAGACAGAGCAAGTAATATCCGATTGGACCCCTATGAATCTTTACAAGGACTGGGAAGAGACTATAGGACATCTGCACAGGGAAGATGATTCAcattctacatttaaagGCGACCATGCGTTAGGAGAAGATCTTCTACAAGATTCATTAAACGGCGTACATGAACATGTTGAAGATACTTTGGTGAAAAAACTGTGGCACTTACTTTCTGATGGCAGGATGGGGACCCTGTTAGAACTCATTAGG GTCACCAAGCCGCCTGAAAAGGCCATTTTAGTCAAGAATATATGTGTAATCGCAAACCATTTCGAAGACATGGAAAATTTGTTTATATACGCAGTGAAG AACGCCTTGGAAACTCCCTATGGATACTATATACTTATGAGAAGTTCGAATTGTCTGTGTGatattttaacatttttaCTCCTTGAAAATGCTGAGGATACTGGGGAGTGGTTAGAGTACATTTGTAATACAAGTGGCATGGATAAAAAACAATTTGATGCATCAGAGTTTGCTCAAGAATCTTCTGTTGAAATCGTAAATAGACTGATGAGCATGGATGTCATTGATATGCCAAGCACACTTAGGTTTTTGATATACACACTTGCGGATTTAGTTCCAAAACATGCTGTTAATTTGTGCGTTGACATGATGATGGTCATTTTGGCAGCACACGTTAGGAATAGCATGTATGAATACTCTATATTGGAAAATTCTcgaaattttaaaatggaGCTTTCCTTTGTGATGGGAAGGATTGGAATAATCCTATGGGAACTCGATGTGCACACGGAACTATCCCTTGAAATTACATTAGCAGAACAG TGTATAAAATGGAtggaaaatatactcaAAAAACCTAGGATCGTGTCAAAAATGCACCTAAAACCCACATCTCTTGCGTCAGCTACGAAAGATGCTTGCAGATCAATCCTCAAATCAATCTCTATATTAGAGACGAATTTTAATCAGGGGAAGTTGGAAGTTTCTGCACAGGAAGCTCATGATTTAACAAACAAGTACAATATGTTAGAATTGTTTGAGTTGGCACGAAAAGTATAA
- a CDS encoding hypothetical protein (encoded by transcript BEWA_008350A), producing the protein MHKLNVDSGCKIFPNAYPEWTHSTAYTDTFDSILNSNEHLKPGEETSKEFACHGRITSVRFNGHFLHIVDNNGKRLQVMFRNTNDKQDSSNDGEGFEAEEKLARDHLDLNISTEFGPDKQKALDLWDIIAVKGTVKKTNTGEITLVAKQAMLLAKCILPPPDLWHGLKDVETRYRQRHLDILVNKDVHNKLLIRSECIHLIRTYLHKRGHIEVETPILQRFPSGALANPFSTKHNAMDMEMFLRIAPELYLKRLIASGFADKVFEIGKCFRNEGISACHSPEFTMVEIYEKLANMDDMIVLVENLVQYLVDEMGITIDGKKQIKWKQITMRDLVLEYARIDVYSSSLPDLESFCISQNIEVPKNASWGTLVNALFKNKVEPHLILPTHVSYLPLDISPFVYSNDDSTMPKTARRFESYWMGMEIANGCTEECDPKKVLKNIKENFQDKDFINALEYGMPPTAGVGIGIDRLVMVLANAQNIKDVQTFPLLRHT; encoded by the exons ATGCATAAATTGA ATGTAGATTCGGGGTGCAAAATATTTCCAAATGCATATCCAGAGTGGACACACAGCACCGCGTATACAGACACATTTGACTCAATTCTGAATTCAAATGAACATTTAAAACCTGGTGAAGAAACCTCTAAAGAATTTGCATGCCATGGAAGGATTACAAGTGTGAGATTTAATGGCCATTTCCTCCACATTGTTGATAATAATGGTAAAAGATTACAGGTTATGTTTAGAAATACAAATGACAAACAAGATAGTTCAAATGATGGAGAAGGGTTTGAAGCAGAGGAGAAATTAGCTAGGGATCATCTAGatttaaatatatcaaCCGAGTTTGGTCCTGATAAACAAAAAGCTCTGGACCTCTGGGACATAATCGCTGTCAAGGGGACAGTAAAGAAGACAAACACTGGAGAGATTACACTTGTAGCAAAACAGGCCATGTTACTAGCAAAATGTATATTGCCGCCTCCCGACTTATGGCATGGCCTCAAAGATGTTGAAACTAGATATAGACAAAGACATTTAGATATTTTAGTAAATAAGGATGTGCACAATAAACTTCTAATACGATCAGAGTGCATTCATCTCATTCGCACATATTTACATAAGCGTGGACATATAGAGGTCGAAACACCAATCTTACAAAGGTTTCCATCCGGAGCGCTAGCTAATCCATTTTCAACAAAACACAATGCTATGGATATGGAAATGTTTTTGCGAATTGCTCCAGAACTCTATCTTAAAAGACTAATAGCATCTGGATTTGCGGACAAAGTGTTTGAGATTGGAAAGTGCTTTAGGAACGAAGGCATTAGTGCATGTCATTCTCCTGAGTTTACAATGGTtgaaatttatgaaaaacTTGcaaatatggatgatatgATTGTATTAGTGGAGAATCTGGTGCAATATCTGGTAGACGAAATGGGAATTACTATTGATGGCAAAAAGCAGATAAAATGGAAACAAATTACAATGAGAGATCTAGTATTAGAATACGCTAGAATAGAtgtttattcttccagctTACCTGATCTTGAAAGCTTTTGTATCtcacaaaatattgaaGTACCAAAGAATGCAAGTTGGGGAACTCTCGTAAATGCACTCTTTAAAAACAAGGTTGAACCGCATCTAATTCTACCTACTCATGTATCATATCTTCCACTGGACATCTCACCCTTTGTTTATTCAAATGACGATTCCACCATGCCTAAAACTGCCCGCCGCTTTGAGAGCTACTGGATGGGAATGGAAATTGCAAATGGATGTACCGAAGAGTGTGACCCAAAAAAGGTGCTTAAAAATATTAAGGAGAATTTTCAAGACAaagattttataaatgctCTAGAGTATGGAATGCCACCCACTGCTGGAGTTGGCATTGGAATTGATCGACTGGTCATGGTACTTGCGAATgcacaaaatataaaggatgtACAAACGTTTCCACTCCTAAGACATACATAA
- a CDS encoding delta-aminolevulinic acid dehydratase domain-containing protein (encoded by transcript BEWA_008320A): MGPFLRSKLVSIALFGIIYSGITVFLSSSQVFAIVLRSSGNGSTFSKVGPSTGIIQTSCFIAAPLGSNTEYASRDPKQYLGKDPVAKEDYTICFARKKKEVMYLRVFVLYMSILSPEVPIESEDIIEAEELNYDPDEVYDEYDDYDDEVEGDDGYDGDEDEDYTDSEDIDDDSGDSFDYNSRGELMIPGIHRFSRTRSSRGRRKLFKQDFVHISNIVYPIVVHDNDTSELPSVQGMRVFSVEDAVKEVSEAKQLGITTFMLYPYVDQALKTQFGDEGLNKDGILPRAIAAIKEAVPSVQIIADTSVSYYTTDGHDGLVEPETNTISNDITVGQIAKQASILASAGSDIVSLNDLMDGSVAITREMLDYDGFTDVSIMSRASKFKSAWNNGNKAFGVSPSQKVDSSSYLHNVSNSQDGVLKAVNDIESGSDLISVEPATPFLDVLKELSEKVKVPIVAIHTTGEYKAIKAAAKAGVYDEKEAAIEAIKSLKRAGSDLIVTPYAKELALWLLNDMRNNGVDREDRHLETNPDLYTGVLENGLTYTILPNEHHGGRFEAYLQVHSGSADELDHQRGVAHFCEHVTYMGSRKRDKLIGKDVRTNAFTDFHHTVFYTSCPSIMEDTEFKTESLNKALSTLLDVVEAPTQFNSSRVEKERMAILSEASIINTMEYRKNCATVKALHSENILSKRYPIGDLEMLKKYTVEDLSSYHKVHYRPSNLHLFIVGDVDVAVAKASIYEIFSKLQNSPVEISYEGTVKETRRSLPPAKHDWNQPGPKISIWENEQLNNFALEIVKKLPIPECKTWRDLRNNILNKIVYRALTLNFDIIGRGTFYDSVETNDFDCINEGCRIRSLEVKSALDQWEKSVSAVISQAKSFASEGITEHLFKIVTDSLKLDISRLDNKVDNQELITRIMDDYACGRTLMNKKYEKEAIQDCIEDLHIDDVNSLLCELLKWTNGKDLDGMNLICSAPPKGKSPGFQGITQEKLSNVFYEACTSSPIAFSTGIEVPSQLLLPSEKKEIMDKVPAPTFLKQDLIKEQMYIFEDLKVDSSALKDTDEKVVNPSQTVSDTFIDTIKSTDLENIIKSYTEQLRESMELQTEVEYIKPKIDETERTRLETLLLDRSIGLPGTKDGPYIHGLSELNKPIASIGDPNARLYTGTKPSSQSIDLYTLSNGIHVNVKTLDPTTEVPTHSIRTLIPLDYKVKDTEEIKRKKTHLLVAAASMMEGGAMGQLSRFQVEMFCSRHLIDVNISMNEDFFIIEMSFPYKNQNSSSNVDTLESALQILHYLLRYHKIEPDAFQRGVDRIKRDRMQYVQDLQSFGTGDILNSMSQGKLSFHYLDTNVLDKITLEDVQRELSDAFKRGKPEVSFCGNFESNHLNSLVGTYLGTIETSNVDCNKEYILAEAFFASTAEPKEAENPTSVTPIVETHVTGLETSLRNGLIYVPDNQERAMVLVAGHAPNSCGILPDGTHITYILERTLLQILGDDDKNIRTMAKVRRELWSHPAFPKVASLLFQEMLNNRTFSILRSEKHLTYESNVEFIPYDIQFAGYFIISVHSSFSTSEAILKETKQILRDICTGYRPLTEYNLKRAKDQVRSKLQKESKNTHFWTKRMGGLQIMEMPFNSSIAITEFDKVVQRITFDDINLLITSHVYGFNEENLWTRIIRTKSP, from the exons ATGGGACCGTTTTTGCGTAGTAAATTAGTGTCTATTGCACTCTTTGGTATAATATATTCTGGTATTACTgtatttttatcttcatcacAAGTATTTGCGATTGTGTTACGTAGTTCTGGTAATGGTTCcacattttcaaaagttGGACCTTCCACAGGAATCATTCAAACCAGCTGCTTTATCGCAGCTCCACTAGGAAGCAACACG GAGTATGCGAGCAGAGACCCAAAGCAATATTTGGGTAAAGATCCAGTTGCCAAGGAAGACTATACCATATGTTTCGCAAGGAAGAAAAAGGAGGTAATGTATTTGCGTGTTTTTGTGCTTTATATGTCTATATTGTCTCCGGAGGTG CCAATTGAAAGCGAAGATATAATAGAAGCTGAAGAGCTGAATTATGATCCAGATGAGGTCtatgatgaatatgatgaCTACGACGATGAAGTAGAAGGGGATGATGGATACgatggagatgaggatgaagattaTACAGATAGTGAAGATATAGATGACGATTCTGGTGATTCATTTGATTACAATTCCAGAGGGGAATTGATGATTCCAGGAATCCATAGATTTTCTAGAACTCGCTCGTCCAGGGGCAGACGCAAATTATTCAAACAAGATTTTGTGCACATTTCAAACATCGTCTATCCAATTGTCGTACACGATAAT GATACATCCGAATTGCCCTCTGTTCAAGGAATGCGTGTGTTTTCCGTAGAGGACGCGGTTAAAGAAGTTAGCGAAGCGAAACAGCTGGGTATCACAACATTTATGCTATACCCATATGTTGATCAGGCACTCAAGACACAATTTG GTGACGAGGGGTTGAACAAGGATGGCATTCTTCCAAGAGCAATTGCAGCAATTAAAGAAGCCGTTCCATCAGTACAAATTATTGCAGACACCAGCGTGTCGTACTACACAACCGATGGTCATGATGGCTTGGTGGAACCAGAAACGAACACGATCTCAAATGACATTACAGTCGGTCAGATAGCAAAACAGGCATCAATCCTCGCCTCTGCTGGATCGGATATTGTTTCACTAAATGACCTTATGGATGGCTCAGTTGCAATAACTAGAGAGATGCTTGACTATGATGGATTCACAGATGTGTCCATAATGTCTAGAGCTTCAAAGTTCAAATCTGCCTGGAATAATGGGAACAAGGCATTTGGAGTATCCCCTTCCCAAAAGGTCGATTCGTCCAGTTATCTGCACAACGTCTCCAACTCGCAGGATGGTGTATTAAAGGCTGTTAATG ATATTGAAAGTGGTTCAGATCTGATATCAGTTGAGCCTGCAACACCTTTCCTGGATGTACTTAAAGAGTTGAGCGAGAAGGTCAAAGTGCCAATAGTCGCAATTCATACAACGGGAGAATACAAGGCTATTAAAGCAGCTGCTAAGGCAGGTGTCTATGACGAAAAGGAAGCTGCAATCGAAGCCATAAAATCCCTAAAACGCGCAGGCTCTGATCTAATCGTCACTCCTTATGCAAAGGAACTTGCTCTATGGCTTTTAAATGATATGCGCAATAATGGCGTAGATCGA GAGGATAGACATCTTGAGACAAACCCAGACTTGTACACTGGAGTATTAGAGAACGGTCTCACATATACAATACTTCCAAACGAGCATCATGGAGGACGTTTTGAGGCGTATTTACAAGTTCATAGTGGATCAGCTGATGAATTAGATCATCAACGAGGTGTAGCACATTTTTGTGAACATGTTACATACATGGGAAGCAG gaAACGCGATAAATTGATCGGGAAGGATGTACGCACAAATGCGTTTACTGATTTTCATCACACTGTATTTTATACTTCTTGTCCATCCATAATGGAAGATACTGAATTTAAAACGGAATCCCTAAATAAGGCTTTATCCACTCTATTAGATGTTGTTGAG GCTCCAACTCAATTCAATAGTTCACGCGTTGAAAAGGAGCGTATGGCAATACTTTCAGAAGCCTCTATTATAAACACAATggaatatcgcaaaaattGTGCCACAGTTAAGGCACTTCACTCTGAAAATAT ACTTTCTAAACGGTACCCAATTGGAGACCTAGAAATGCTAAAAAAATACACGGTTGAGGACCTTTCAAGTTACCACAAAGTGCATTATAGACCCTCAAACTTGCATCTGTTCATAGTTGGTGATGTAGATGTTGCTGTAGCCAAAGCTTCTATTtatgaaatattttcaaaactccaaaattCCCCTGTAGAAATTTCGTACGAGGGGACAGTAAAAGAGACAAGAAGGTCTTTACCACCGGCAAAACACGACTGGAACCAACCAGGTCCTAAGATATCCATATGGGAGAATGAGCAGTTAAATAACTTTGCATTGGAAATTGTGAAAAAGTTACCGATTCCTGAGTGCAAAACCTGGCGCGATCTTAGGAATAATATTTTGAACAAAATAGTTTATCGTGCGCTTACACTTAACTTTGATATCATTGGAAGAGGTACATTTTATGATTCTGTTGAAACAAACGATTTTGATTGTATAAACGAAGGTTGCAGAATTCGTTCTCTAGAGGTAAAATCTGCTCTAGACCAATGGGAGAAATCAGTTTCAGCCGTTATATCACAGGCTAAATCTTTTGCATCAGAGGGAATAACGGAGCATCTCTTCAAAATTGTCACAGATTCACTTAAATTGGATATCTCTAGACTAGATAATAAAGTAGATAACCAAGAATTGATAACTAGGATTATGGATGATTACGCTTGTGGACGTACATTAATGaacaaaaaatatgaaaaggaagcaATACAGGACTGTATAGAAGATTTGCATATAGATGATGTTAACTCACTACTTTGCGAGTTACTGAAATGGacaaatggaaaagactTGGATGGAATGAACCTCATCTGCTCAGCTCCTCCAAAAGGAAAAAGCCCTGGATTCCAGGGAATAACACAAGAAAAACTGAGCAATGTATTTTATGAGGCTTGTACTTCTTCACCAATAGCATTCTCGACCGGCATTGAGGTACCATCCCAACTTTTACTCCCCTCTgagaagaaggaaataATGGACAAGGTACCTGCTcctacatttttaaagcAGGACCTTATAAAAGAGCAAATGTACATAtttgaagatttaaaagtTGATTCGTCTGCATTAAAAGACACTGATGAGAAAGTTGTGAATCCATCTCAAACGGTTTCTGATACTTTTATAGATACAATTAAATCAACCGATTTAGaaaatattataaaatCATACACTGAACAACTGCGTGAATCAATGGAATTACAGACAGAAGTTGAATATATCAAACCTAAAATAGATGAAACTGAAAGAACCAGACTAGAAACCCTCTTACTTGATAGATCTATTGGTTTACCAGGAACTAAAGATGGACCATATATACACGGTTTATCTGAACTGAATAAACCAATAGCTTCAATTGGAGACCCTAATGCACGCTTGTACACTGGTACCAAACCATCATCGCAATCTATTGATTTATACACACTTTCAAACGGTATACATGTGAATGTAAAGACACTTGATCCTACTACAGAGGTTCCAACGCATTCCATTCGCACTTTAATTCCCTTGGATTATAAAGTGAAAGATACTGAAGAAATAAAACGCAAAAAGACCCATCTACTGGTGGCAGCTGCCTCTATGATGGAAGGAGGTGCAATGGGACAATTGAGCAGATTCCAAGTGGAAATGTTTTGTAGTAGACACTTGATTGATGTGAACATTAGCATGAATGAGGATTTCTTTATTATAGAAATGTCGTTTCCATACAAGAATCAAAACAGTAGTTCCAATGTAGATACTCTGGAAAGTGCACTTCAAATATTACACTACCTACTCAGATATCACAAAATAGAACCTGACGCATTCCAACGTGGAGTAGACAGAATAAAGAGAGATCgaatgcagtatgttcaGGATTTACAGTCCTTTGGAACGGGTGATATTCTTAACTCTATGAGTCAAGGAAAACTATCATTTCACTATCTGGATACAAATGTTTTGGATAAAATCACGCTTGAAGATGTTCAAAGAGAACTATCTGATGCATTCAAGAGGGGTAAACCTGAGGTATCATTTTGTGGAAACTTTGAATCAAACCACCTAAATTCACTTGTAGGAACGTACTTGGGCACTATTGAAACTAGCAACGTGGATTGTAATAAAGAATACATTTTAGCGGAAGCATTTTTTGCATCTACTGCTGAACCAAAAGAAGCTGAGAATCCAACTAGTGTCACGCCTATCGTAGAAACGCACGTAACGGGGCTAGAAACTTCTCTGCGCAATGGTCTTATTTATGTTCCGGATAATCAGGAACGTGCAATGGTACTTGTAGCGGGGCACGCCCCAAATTCATGTGGAATATTGCCAGATGGAACACACATAACATATATTCTGGAAAGGACGTTGTTACAGATTCTAGGAGATGATGACAAAAATATAAGAACAATGGCAAAAGTTAGGAGAGAGTTGTGGTCGCACCCAGCATTTCCTAAGGTAgcttctcttcttttccaagAAATGCTGAATAATCGCACTTTTAGTATACTAAGATCAGAAAAACATCTGACATATGAATCGAATGTAGAATTTATCCCGTACGACATTCAGTTTGCCGGATACTTTATCATTTCTGTTCATAGTTCTTTCAGTACTTCTGAAGCCATCTTGAAAGAAACCAAACAAATACTAAGGGATATTTGCACAGGATATCGACCACTAACGGAGTATAACCTAAAGAGAGCAAAGGATCAAGTACGATCAAAACTACAAAAGGAATCCAAAAATACACACTTTTGGACTAAAAGAATGGGTGGTTTGCAAATCATGGAAATGCCGTTCAACTCATCCATAGCAATTACAGAATTTGATAAAGTAGTGCAGAGAATAACATTTGATGATATTAATCTACTAATCACATCTCATGTCTACGGTTTTAACGAGGAGAATCTATGGACACGTATAATCAGAACTAAATCACCTTAA
- a CDS encoding RNA polymerase small subunit, putative (encoded by transcript BEWA_008340A): MSDSSPNITFSIENEDHTLGNVLRTLLVERDDVVFAGYSVPHPMQPEMNIRIQTTGQPAVEVFSQSLGDLVEICDTLTDAFKKAMDEAMLTD; this comes from the exons ATGAGCGATTCCTCGCCAAATATTACGTTTTCGATAGAAAACGAGGATCATACCCTAGGAAATGTTTTAAGAACGCTTCTGGTAGAGCGCGATGATGTAGTTTTTGCAGGATACTCAGTTCCACATCCTATGCAACCAGAAATGAACATTCGAATCCAAACCACAG GTCAGCCGGCTGTCGAAGTATTTTCGCAGAGTTTGGGAGATTTGGTGGAAATTTGCGATACACTCACAGATGCCTTTAAAAAGGCCATGGATGAGGCCATGCTCACTGATTGA
- a CDS encoding signal peptide-containing protein (encoded by transcript BEWA_008360A) produces MKVISVLYTLLLVRIYASNRFRILGKGKQDNAVADNKSLGSSSEESLPEKDATTATPTSRKNPINEGFREYTMDDMLEELEKYTEIGDEHGVVLDISDLKNGDIDIINKNYPGITYKRYVPKVGIYIKSVLDSGSELWNAAEGEKCNAVTLSSGKGMITATLDIKHSNKMEYVRFKKVNGVWKNITRRI; encoded by the coding sequence ATGAAGGTGATTTCGGTATTATACACACTCCTCCTAGTAAGGATATATGCTTCAAACCGTTTTAGAATCCTGGGTAAGGGTAAACAGGATAATGCGGTTGCAGATAATAAATCTCTGGGTAGTTCATCTGAGGAATCACTACCTGAAAAAGATGCAACCACTGCTACTCCAACATCAAGAAAAAACCCTATCAATGAGGGATTCAGGGAGTATACTATGGATGATATGTTGGAAGAATTGGAGAAGTACACGGAAATTGGAGATGAACACGGTGTTGTTTTAGATATATCTGATTTGAAGAATGGGGATATAGATATTATCAACAAGAATTACCCCGGGATAACGTACAAGAGATATGTTCCAAAGGTGGGAATTTATATCAAATCCGTTTTAGATTCCGGATCTGAATTATGGAATGCAGCAGAGGGCGAAAAATGTAATGCTGTAACCTTGTCCTCAGGTAAAGGCATGATTACGGCTACCTTGGATATAAAACACAGTAACAAAATGGAATATGTACGCTTCAAGAAAGTGAATGGCGTTTGGAAAAACATTACAAGGAGAATATAA